In Pseudomonas fluorescens, one genomic interval encodes:
- a CDS encoding anti-sigma factor, producing the protein MNYQTPALRRALAADYAIGLMSSAARRRFEQLLLDDAALRTELAQWQESLASLTETLPEQPVPDRVWQGITARIEPQVLHVPEKRPFWNWLRVTAALCSIVVLVFLGSLYNRDDARYRATLLSADTQPALKVEAHADYLQFEPLTLAAVGPDRSLELWAIPADGKPISLGVIPAGGKGKVELSAAQKVLIGQPIALAVSLEPKGGSPTGQPTGPVLYQGALAAL; encoded by the coding sequence ATGAACTACCAGACCCCCGCCTTGCGCCGCGCCCTCGCTGCCGATTACGCCATTGGCCTGATGTCGTCGGCGGCGCGTCGGCGCTTTGAACAATTGCTGCTGGATGACGCAGCACTGCGAACCGAGTTGGCGCAGTGGCAGGAGAGCCTCGCCAGCCTTACCGAAACGCTGCCGGAGCAACCGGTGCCAGATCGGGTGTGGCAAGGCATCACCGCGCGGATCGAGCCGCAAGTACTGCACGTCCCGGAAAAACGTCCGTTCTGGAACTGGCTGCGGGTTACCGCCGCACTCTGCTCGATCGTGGTCCTGGTATTCCTCGGCTCGCTGTACAACCGCGACGACGCCCGCTACCGCGCCACCTTGCTGAGCGCCGACACGCAGCCGGCACTGAAGGTCGAGGCGCATGCGGATTATCTGCAATTCGAACCGCTGACATTGGCGGCAGTCGGGCCAGATCGCAGCCTGGAACTGTGGGCGATACCGGCGGACGGCAAGCCGATTTCGCTGGGGGTGATTCCTGCAGGCGGCAAAGGCAAGGTTGAACTGAGCGCGGCGCAGAAAGTCTTGATCGGCCAGCCGATTGCGCTGGCGGTGAGTCTGGAACCGAAGGGTGGCTCGCCGACCGGGCAGCCGACCGGTCCTGTGCTTTACCAGGGCGCGTTAGCGGCTCTCTGA
- a CDS encoding RNA polymerase sigma factor — MNGTSAVAELACEQPEQRPRRPPIAWRAVISIADPDQLRQLLAQCSLGDRGAFETLYRSVGPRLHGVALRFMGRADLAEDVLQESFVRIWNNASRYEAHLSAPLTWMINITRNQAIDQLRKQRERPLTDFEQDTLPDDGPSAHDLLNSSREASALHRCLDTLDGMQRQSISVAYFQGLSCSELAEHLAAPLGSVKSWIRRGMERLRRCLES; from the coding sequence ATGAATGGCACAAGCGCCGTCGCTGAACTAGCCTGTGAACAGCCCGAGCAGCGCCCTCGTCGCCCGCCCATTGCCTGGAGAGCCGTCATTTCCATCGCCGACCCCGATCAGTTGCGCCAGCTGTTGGCCCAGTGCTCACTGGGCGACCGCGGTGCATTCGAAACGCTCTATCGCAGCGTTGGCCCACGCCTGCACGGCGTGGCCCTGCGCTTCATGGGCCGGGCGGATCTGGCCGAGGACGTGCTGCAGGAAAGCTTCGTGCGCATCTGGAATAACGCCTCGCGCTACGAAGCCCACTTGTCGGCGCCGCTGACCTGGATGATCAACATCACTCGCAATCAGGCCATCGACCAATTACGCAAACAGCGCGAACGGCCGCTGACCGACTTCGAACAGGACACCCTGCCGGACGATGGCCCTTCAGCCCACGACCTGTTGAACAGCAGCCGCGAAGCCAGCGCGCTGCACCGTTGCCTGGACACCCTTGACGGCATGCAGCGCCAGTCGATCAGCGTCGCCTACTTCCAGGGCCTTTCCTGCTCGGAACTCGCCGAACACCTGGCGGCACCGCTGGGCTCGGTGAAGTCGTGGATTCGTCGCGGCATGGAGCGTCTGCGCAGGTGCCTTGAATCATGA
- the creD gene encoding cell envelope integrity protein CreD, which yields MNKNLTIKLGAIALLILLLLIPLLMIDGIIDDRQQLRDGVLEDIARSSSYSQQLSGPVMVVPYRKVVRTWKTNEKTSQRYEELGEERGRLYFLPERFELDGQVQTELRNRGIYEARLFHADNRINGHFSLPAQLGIKEDFADYQFDAPFLAVGISDIRGIENALKLELDGQRLDFVPGTQVGWLGEGVRVTLPALDTRNATELTFGFDLRLQGTGSLQVLPVGKSSHVSLAANWPHPSFVGNFLPGKREISDQGFSADWQTTFFSTNLQEAMNRCVLGNDCEAFNGRSFGVSFIDPVDQYLKSDRAIKYALLFIVLTFAGFFLFEVLKSLAVHPVQYALVGVALAFFYLLLLSLSEHIGFALAYLLSASGCVLLIGFYVCHVLHSVRHGLSFSAGLAALYGLLYGLLSAEDYALLMGSLLLFGLLGVFMVLTRKLDWYGIGQKPAKPLAFDVEAMQ from the coding sequence ATGAACAAGAATCTGACCATAAAGCTCGGGGCGATTGCCCTGTTGATCCTGCTGTTGCTGATACCGCTGCTGATGATTGACGGTATCATCGATGATCGCCAGCAACTGCGCGACGGCGTGCTCGAAGACATCGCCCGCAGCTCCAGCTACAGCCAGCAACTGAGCGGGCCGGTGATGGTGGTGCCGTATCGCAAAGTGGTGCGCACCTGGAAGACCAACGAGAAAACCAGTCAGCGCTACGAAGAACTGGGCGAAGAACGCGGTCGGCTGTACTTTCTCCCGGAGCGCTTCGAGCTCGACGGTCAGGTGCAGACCGAGCTGCGCAATCGCGGTATCTACGAAGCGCGACTGTTCCATGCCGACAATCGCATCAACGGGCATTTCTCGTTGCCGGCGCAGTTGGGGATCAAGGAAGACTTTGCCGATTACCAGTTCGACGCGCCGTTTCTGGCAGTGGGCATCAGCGATATTCGCGGCATCGAAAACGCCCTGAAACTGGAACTCGATGGCCAGCGCTTGGACTTCGTACCAGGTACCCAAGTCGGCTGGCTCGGCGAAGGCGTGCGGGTGACGTTGCCAGCGCTGGATACCCGCAACGCCACGGAGCTGACCTTCGGTTTCGACCTGCGTCTGCAAGGCACCGGTTCGTTGCAGGTGTTGCCGGTGGGCAAAAGCAGTCACGTCAGTCTTGCCGCCAACTGGCCGCACCCCAGTTTTGTCGGCAACTTCCTGCCGGGCAAACGCGAGATCAGCGACCAGGGTTTCAGCGCCGATTGGCAGACCACGTTTTTCTCCACCAACCTGCAGGAAGCGATGAACCGCTGCGTGCTGGGCAATGACTGCGAGGCGTTCAACGGGCGCAGCTTTGGTGTGAGCTTCATCGATCCGGTGGATCAGTACCTGAAGAGTGATCGGGCGATCAAATATGCGCTGTTGTTTATCGTTCTGACGTTCGCCGGTTTCTTCCTGTTCGAGGTGCTCAAGAGTCTGGCGGTGCACCCGGTGCAATACGCATTGGTCGGTGTGGCGCTGGCGTTCTTCTATCTGTTGCTGCTGTCGTTGTCGGAGCACATCGGCTTTGCCCTGGCGTATCTGCTGTCGGCCAGTGGCTGTGTGCTGTTGATCGGGTTTTACGTCTGCCACGTGCTGCACAGCGTGCGTCATGGCCTGAGTTTTTCTGCGGGATTGGCGGCGTTGTATGGCCTGCTGTATGGCCTGCTGAGCGCCGAGGATTACGCGCTGCTGATGGGTTCGCTGCTGTTGTTCGGTCTGCTCGGGGTGTTCATGGTGCTGACGCGCAAACTCGACTGGTACGGGATCGGGCAAAAACCGGCCAAGCCGCTGGCGTTTGATGTGGAGGCGATGCAATGA
- the creC gene encoding two-component system sensor histidine kinase CreC, whose protein sequence is MSLGLRIFLVYVLFVGLTGYFVLNTVMEEIRPGVRQSTEETLVDTANLMAEILRDDFKAGTLSENRWPELLRAYGERQPQATIWGLPKNQVNHRIYVTDAKGIVVLDSSGVAVGQDYSRWNDVYLTLRGEYGARSSRSDPNDANSSVMHVGAPIRDNGRIIGVVTVAKPNSSLQPYVDRTERRLLFYGAGLIGLGLLFGALLSWWLSRALHRLTGYAQAVSEGRRVEVPHYRGGELEQLATAVEQMRTQLEGKAYVERYVHTLTHELKSPLAAIRGAAELLQDEMPAIQRLRFVGNIDSESARMQQLIERLLNLAQVEQRQGLEERVAVPLAALVDELLRAQAARIEGRRLKVEQTIAPDLLLIGEPFLLRQALGNLLENALDFTPVAGLLRFSAERVGEQVELRLFNEAAAIPDYALPRLSERFYSLPRPDTGRKSTGLGLNFVEEVVKLHGGSMHIRNVESGVEVTLRLS, encoded by the coding sequence ATGTCGTTGGGGCTGCGGATTTTTCTGGTGTATGTGCTGTTTGTCGGCCTGACCGGTTACTTCGTGCTCAACACGGTGATGGAAGAAATCCGCCCGGGCGTGCGCCAGTCCACCGAAGAGACTCTGGTCGACACCGCCAACCTGATGGCGGAGATCCTGCGTGATGATTTCAAGGCCGGCACGCTCAGCGAAAACCGCTGGCCCGAATTGTTGCGTGCCTACGGTGAACGCCAGCCGCAGGCGACCATTTGGGGTTTGCCGAAAAATCAGGTCAACCACCGCATCTACGTCACCGACGCCAAAGGCATCGTGGTACTGGATTCCAGCGGCGTGGCGGTCGGGCAGGATTACTCGCGCTGGAACGACGTCTACCTGACTTTGCGTGGTGAGTACGGCGCTCGTTCGAGCCGCAGCGATCCGAATGATGCGAACTCCTCGGTGATGCACGTCGGCGCGCCGATCCGCGACAACGGCCGGATCATCGGCGTGGTTACCGTGGCCAAACCCAACAGCTCATTGCAGCCTTATGTTGATCGTACCGAGCGGCGCCTGCTGTTTTACGGCGCCGGGCTGATCGGCCTCGGTCTGCTGTTCGGCGCTTTGCTGTCGTGGTGGCTGAGCCGCGCGCTGCACCGTTTGACCGGGTATGCGCAGGCGGTGAGCGAAGGCCGGCGAGTGGAAGTGCCGCATTACCGTGGCGGCGAACTGGAGCAACTGGCGACGGCGGTGGAACAGATGCGCACCCAGCTCGAAGGCAAGGCTTACGTCGAGCGCTACGTGCACACCCTGACCCATGAATTGAAAAGCCCGCTGGCGGCGATACGCGGTGCGGCGGAATTGCTGCAGGACGAGATGCCAGCGATTCAGCGCTTGCGCTTTGTCGGCAACATCGACAGCGAAAGCGCGCGGATGCAGCAGTTGATCGAGCGGCTGTTGAATCTGGCTCAGGTGGAACAGCGGCAGGGTCTTGAGGAGCGCGTGGCGGTGCCGCTGGCGGCATTGGTTGATGAATTGTTGCGGGCGCAGGCAGCGCGCATCGAAGGCCGGCGGCTCAAGGTCGAGCAGACGATTGCGCCAGATCTGCTGCTGATCGGCGAGCCGTTTCTGTTGCGTCAGGCGTTGGGCAATCTGCTGGAGAATGCGCTGGATTTCACCCCGGTCGCCGGGCTGCTGCGCTTCAGTGCCGAGCGCGTGGGGGAGCAGGTCGAGTTGCGCTTGTTCAACGAAGCAGCGGCGATTCCCGATTACGCCTTGCCACGCCTGAGCGAGCGATTTTATTCGCTGCCGCGCCCGGACACTGGGCGCAAGAGCACCGGGTTGGGGCTGAACTTCGTTGAAGAAGTGGTGAAGTTGCATGGTGGGTCGATGCATATCCGCAACGTCGAGAGCGGTGTGGAAGTGACATTGCGCTTGTCCTGA
- the creB gene encoding two-component system response regulator CreB encodes MPHILIVEDEAAIADTLIFALQGEGFATTWLSLGAAALEFQRQTPADLIILDIGLPDISGFETCKQLRRFSEVPVLFLSARDAEIDRVVGLEIGADDYVVKPFSPREVAARVRAILKRMAPRPAVEASSALFRIDAERVQIVYRGQPLSLTRHEFRLLQCLLEQPQRVFSREQLLDALGVAADAGYERSIDSHIKSVRAKLRLVRADAEPIQTHRGLGYSYSPGHS; translated from the coding sequence ATGCCTCATATCCTGATTGTCGAAGACGAAGCGGCGATTGCCGACACGCTGATTTTTGCCCTGCAGGGCGAGGGGTTCGCCACCACGTGGCTGAGCCTCGGCGCGGCGGCGCTGGAGTTTCAACGGCAGACCCCGGCTGACTTGATCATTCTCGATATCGGCCTGCCGGACATCAGCGGTTTCGAAACCTGCAAACAGCTGCGGCGCTTCAGTGAAGTGCCGGTGCTGTTCCTCAGTGCCCGGGACGCCGAGATCGATCGGGTGGTGGGGCTGGAGATCGGCGCCGACGATTACGTGGTCAAGCCGTTCAGCCCACGGGAAGTCGCCGCGCGGGTACGGGCGATTCTCAAGCGCATGGCGCCGCGTCCTGCGGTTGAAGCGTCCTCGGCGCTGTTTCGCATCGATGCCGAGCGTGTGCAGATCGTCTATCGGGGACAGCCGTTGAGCCTGACCCGTCATGAGTTTCGCCTGTTGCAATGCCTGCTCGAACAACCGCAGCGGGTGTTCAGCCGCGAGCAATTGCTCGATGCGCTGGGGGTTGCCGCCGACGCCGGTTACGAGCGCAGCATCGACAGCCACATCAAAAGCGTGCGCGCCAAATTGCGCCTGGTGCGGGCCGATGCCGAGCCGATCCAGACCCATCGCGGCCTCGGTTACAGCTACAGCCCGGGGCACAGCTGA
- a CDS encoding acyltransferase, with protein MRRLLTGCFVTLLLLLNTLILIGPLLVFALLKLIAPGRWRDYASWAVMWIAETWAEIDKLIFRLCIPTQWDIRGGADLRGDTSYLVVSNHQSWVDIPALIQTLNRRTPFFKFFLKKELIWVPFLGLAWWALDYPFMKRYTKAFLARHPELAGKDLEITKQACELFKRQPVTVVNYLEGTRYTAAKSAQQQSPFKHLLKPKAGGVAFVLAAMGEQLDALLDVTVVYPQQKIPGFWDLISGSVPRVIVDIQTRELDPALSQGDYENDPQFRQQVQNWVNQLWTEKDQRISELRGERG; from the coding sequence ATGCGCCGCCTGCTCACCGGCTGTTTCGTCACCCTGCTGCTGTTGCTCAACACCCTGATCCTGATCGGGCCGTTGTTGGTCTTTGCCCTGCTCAAACTGATTGCGCCGGGGCGCTGGCGCGACTACGCCTCGTGGGCGGTGATGTGGATTGCCGAGACCTGGGCGGAAATCGACAAGCTGATTTTTCGCCTGTGCATCCCCACCCAATGGGATATTCGCGGCGGCGCAGACCTGCGTGGTGACACCTCGTACCTGGTGGTCAGCAACCACCAGTCGTGGGTCGACATTCCGGCGCTGATCCAGACTCTCAACCGGCGCACGCCGTTCTTCAAGTTCTTCCTCAAGAAAGAACTGATCTGGGTACCGTTCCTCGGTCTGGCGTGGTGGGCGCTGGATTACCCGTTCATGAAGCGCTACACCAAGGCGTTCCTCGCTAGGCACCCGGAACTGGCGGGCAAGGATCTGGAAATCACCAAACAGGCCTGCGAGCTGTTCAAACGCCAGCCGGTGACGGTGGTGAATTATCTGGAAGGCACCCGCTACACCGCGGCGAAAAGCGCGCAGCAGCAGTCACCGTTCAAGCATCTGCTCAAACCCAAGGCGGGAGGTGTGGCGTTTGTTCTGGCGGCGATGGGGGAACAGCTGGATGCGCTGCTTGACGTGACCGTGGTTTATCCACAGCAGAAGATTCCGGGGTTCTGGGATCTGATCAGCGGCAGCGTGCCGCGGGTGATTGTCGACATCCAGACCCGCGAACTCGACCCGGCACTGTCGCAGGGCGATTACGAGAACGATCCGCAGTTTCGCCAGCAGGTCCAGAACTGGGTCAACCAGCTCTGGACCGAGAAGGATCAGCGCATCAGCGAACTGCGCGGCGAGCGCGGCTGA
- a CDS encoding glutathione S-transferase, which produces MSAPSMTLFHNTLSPFVRKVMVLLHETGQQDRVALQDCVLTPVSPDAALNADNPLGKIPALRLADGSVIHDSRVILEYLDQQHVGNPLIPREGAARWRRLTLASLADGIMDASVMVRYELVLRAPEKHWDEWLDAQREKIRRALAYLESDAIAELTSHFDVAAISVACALGYIDLRHPDLDWRSANPQLANWYFDVSQRPSMVATMPKP; this is translated from the coding sequence ATGTCCGCCCCCAGCATGACCCTGTTTCACAACACGCTCTCCCCGTTCGTGCGCAAAGTGATGGTGCTGTTGCACGAGACCGGCCAGCAGGATCGCGTCGCCCTGCAAGACTGCGTCCTCACCCCGGTCAGCCCGGACGCTGCGCTCAACGCCGACAACCCGCTGGGCAAGATTCCCGCCCTGCGTCTGGCCGACGGCAGCGTGATTCATGACAGCCGCGTGATCCTCGAATACCTCGACCAGCAACACGTCGGCAATCCGCTGATCCCTCGCGAAGGAGCGGCCCGTTGGCGGCGTCTGACCCTGGCCTCGCTGGCCGACGGGATCATGGACGCCTCGGTGATGGTGCGTTACGAACTGGTGCTGCGCGCCCCGGAAAAGCACTGGGACGAATGGCTCGACGCCCAGCGCGAGAAGATTCGTCGCGCCCTGGCCTATCTGGAAAGTGACGCCATCGCCGAGCTGACCAGCCATTTCGACGTGGCGGCGATCAGCGTCGCTTGTGCACTGGGTTACATCGATCTGCGTCATCCGGATCTGGACTGGCGCAGCGCCAATCCGCAACTGGCCAACTGGTATTTCGACGTTAGCCAGCGACCGTCCATGGTTGCCACGATGCCCAAGCCTTAA
- the purU gene encoding formyltetrahydrofolate deformylase yields MSRAPDTWILTADCPSVLGTVDAVTRFLFEQGCYVTEHHSFDDRLSGRFFIRVEFRQPDGFDEQSFRAGLAERGQAFGMVFELTAPNYRPKVVIMVSKADHCLNDLLYRQRIGQLSMDVAAVVSNHPDLKPLADWHQIPYYHFPLDPNDKPAQERQVWQVIEESGAELVILARYMQVLSPELCRKLDGKAINIHHSLLPGFKGAKPYHQAYNKGVKLVGATAHYINNDLDEGPIIAQGVEAVDHSHYPEDLIAKGRDIEGLTLARAVGYHIERRVFLNANRTVVL; encoded by the coding sequence ATGAGCCGCGCCCCAGACACATGGATTCTGACCGCCGACTGCCCCAGCGTGCTCGGCACGGTGGACGCGGTGACGCGTTTTCTGTTCGAGCAGGGTTGCTACGTCACCGAGCACCATTCGTTCGATGACCGGCTCTCGGGCCGTTTCTTCATTCGCGTGGAATTCCGTCAGCCTGACGGTTTCGACGAACAATCCTTCCGCGCCGGCCTTGCCGAGCGCGGTCAGGCGTTCGGCATGGTCTTCGAGCTGACCGCGCCGAACTACCGGCCAAAAGTGGTGATCATGGTTTCCAAGGCCGATCACTGCCTCAACGATTTGCTTTACCGCCAGCGCATCGGCCAGTTGTCGATGGACGTGGCGGCGGTGGTGTCCAACCATCCGGACCTCAAGCCGCTGGCCGACTGGCACCAGATTCCCTACTACCATTTCCCCCTCGACCCCAACGACAAACCGGCGCAGGAGCGTCAGGTGTGGCAGGTGATCGAAGAGTCCGGCGCCGAACTGGTGATCCTCGCCCGCTACATGCAGGTGCTGTCACCGGAGCTGTGCCGCAAGCTCGATGGCAAGGCGATCAACATTCACCACTCGCTGCTGCCGGGGTTCAAGGGCGCCAAGCCGTATCACCAGGCCTACAACAAAGGCGTGAAGCTGGTCGGCGCCACGGCGCATTACATCAACAACGACCTCGATGAAGGGCCGATCATTGCCCAGGGTGTCGAGGCGGTGGATCACAGTCATTACCCGGAGGATCTGATTGCCAAGGGGCGGGATATCGAGGGCCTGACTTTGGCCCGGGCGGTTGGTTATCACATCGAAAGAAGGGTGTTTTTGAACGCCAATCGCACGGTCGTTCTTTAG
- a CDS encoding ATP-dependent zinc protease family protein, producing the protein MKSLLALFALVALPVMAAEPTLYGRYEYIALPEIGGEVLKAKMDTGALTASLSAKDIETFTRDGENWVRFRLGTKDASNKVYEHKVARISKIKSRSDEEDEGDSTEVAKRPVVDLELCLGNVKRTVEVNLTDRSNFNYPLLIGAKALREFGAAVNPARRFTADKPDC; encoded by the coding sequence GTGAAATCCCTCCTTGCACTGTTTGCCCTCGTCGCCCTGCCGGTCATGGCCGCCGAGCCGACCCTGTACGGGCGTTACGAATACATCGCGCTGCCGGAAATCGGTGGTGAGGTTCTCAAGGCCAAGATGGACACCGGCGCGCTGACCGCCTCGCTGTCGGCCAAGGACATCGAGACTTTCACCCGCGACGGCGAGAACTGGGTGCGTTTCCGCCTCGGCACCAAGGATGCCAGCAACAAGGTCTACGAACACAAGGTCGCGCGGATCAGCAAGATCAAGAGCCGCTCGGATGAAGAGGACGAGGGTGACAGCACTGAAGTCGCCAAGCGCCCTGTGGTCGATCTGGAACTGTGCCTGGGCAACGTCAAGCGCACCGTTGAGGTCAACCTGACCGACCGCAGCAACTTCAACTACCCGCTGCTGATCGGTGCCAAGGCCTTGCGCGAGTTCGGCGCGGCAGTGAACCCGGCGCGGCGTTTCACCGCCGACAAGCCGGACTGCTAA
- a CDS encoding DUF2780 domain-containing protein, with protein sequence MKISRGIALASLMTLAASPVFAGFSLDDVTKAAASMQGGNAATAAAPTSETAGLLQAVTGLGVTPQQAVGGTSAMLGLAKNQLSSTDYSQLAKEVPGIDKLSGGSGNLAALSGLLGSSGKSAGLENALGNVKDTNDLNNAFGALGMDSGMVGQFAPVLLKYLGDQGVGGPLLQSLGSIWGAGTGS encoded by the coding sequence ATGAAGATTTCACGCGGTATTGCCTTGGCTTCACTGATGACCCTTGCAGCGAGCCCGGTGTTTGCCGGCTTCAGTCTGGACGACGTGACCAAAGCGGCTGCAAGCATGCAGGGTGGCAACGCTGCCACCGCCGCCGCTCCGACCTCGGAAACCGCCGGTTTGCTGCAAGCCGTTACCGGTCTCGGTGTTACGCCTCAGCAAGCCGTCGGTGGCACCAGCGCCATGCTCGGCCTGGCCAAGAATCAGTTGAGCAGCACCGATTATTCGCAGCTGGCCAAAGAAGTGCCGGGCATCGACAAACTGTCGGGCGGCAGCGGCAACCTGGCGGCGTTGAGTGGTTTGCTGGGTTCGTCGGGCAAGTCGGCCGGGCTGGAAAACGCGCTGGGCAACGTCAAGGACACCAACGACCTGAACAATGCCTTCGGTGCGTTGGGCATGGACAGCGGCATGGTCGGCCAGTTTGCCCCGGTGTTGCTCAAGTACCTGGGTGATCAGGGCGTCGGCGGCCCGCTGCTGCAGAGTCTGGGCAGCATCTGGGGCGCCGGCACCGGTAGCTGA
- a CDS encoding sarcosine oxidase subunit gamma, with protein sequence MTTANVYQQRPTTGAKAESSLHHADLASLVGKGRKNAGVIVREKKLLGHLTIRGDGHDAAFAAGVHKALGIELPGALSVIVKGETSLQWMGPGEWLLIVPSGEEFAAEQKLREALGDLHIAIVNVSGGQQVLELSGPNVRQVLMKSTSYDVHPNNFPVGKAVGTVFAKSQLMIRHTAEDTWELLIRRSFSDYWWLWLQDASAEYGLSVQA encoded by the coding sequence ATGACCACAGCCAACGTGTACCAACAACGCCCGACCACCGGGGCCAAGGCCGAGTCGTCGCTGCACCATGCCGACCTCGCCAGCCTGGTCGGCAAGGGTCGCAAGAACGCCGGCGTCATCGTGCGTGAAAAGAAACTCCTCGGTCACCTGACCATTCGTGGCGATGGCCACGATGCAGCGTTCGCAGCCGGCGTGCACAAGGCCCTCGGCATTGAGTTGCCGGGCGCCCTGAGCGTCATCGTCAAAGGCGAAACCAGCCTGCAATGGATGGGCCCGGGCGAGTGGCTGCTGATCGTGCCAAGCGGTGAAGAATTCGCCGCCGAGCAGAAACTGCGCGAAGCGCTGGGCGACCTGCACATCGCGATCGTCAACGTCAGCGGCGGCCAGCAAGTGCTCGAACTGAGCGGGCCGAACGTGCGTCAGGTGCTGATGAAATCCACCAGCTACGACGTGCACCCGAACAACTTCCCGGTCGGCAAAGCGGTGGGCACGGTGTTCGCCAAGTCGCAGCTGATGATTCGCCATACCGCCGAAGACACCTGGGAACTGCTGATCCGCCGCAGCTTCTCGGACTACTGGTGGTTGTGGTTGCAGGATGCGTCGGCCGAGTACGGGTTGAGCGTACAAGCCTAA
- the fdhA gene encoding formaldehyde dehydrogenase, glutathione-independent — MSGNRGVVYLGAGKVEVQKIDYPKMQDPRGRKIEHGVILRVVSTNICGSDQHMVRGRTTAQTGLVLGHEITGEVIEKGSDVENLKIGDLVSVPFNVACGRCRSCKEQHTGVCLTVNPARAGGAYGYVDMGDWTGGQAEYVLVPYADFNLLKLPDRDKAMEKIRDLTCLSDILPTGYHGAVTAGVGPGSTVYIAGAGPVGLAAAASARLLGAAVVIIGDVNTIRLAHAKAQGFEVVDLSKDTPLHEQIAALLGEPEVDCAVDCVGFEARGHGHDGVKAEAPATVLNSLMGVVRVAGKIGIPGLYVTEDPGAVDAAAKMGSLSIRFGLGWAKSHSFHTGQTPVMKYNRQLMQAIMWDRINIAEVVGVQVISLDQAPEGYGEFDAGVPKKFVIDPHRLFSAA, encoded by the coding sequence ATGTCTGGCAATCGTGGTGTGGTGTATCTCGGCGCTGGCAAGGTCGAAGTACAGAAAATCGACTATCCGAAAATGCAGGACCCGCGTGGCAGGAAGATCGAGCACGGGGTGATTCTGCGTGTGGTGTCCACCAACATTTGTGGCTCCGACCAGCACATGGTGCGCGGCCGTACCACGGCGCAGACCGGTCTGGTGCTGGGCCATGAAATCACCGGCGAAGTGATCGAAAAGGGTTCCGACGTCGAGAACCTGAAAATCGGCGACCTGGTCTCCGTACCGTTCAACGTGGCTTGTGGGCGCTGCCGTTCCTGCAAGGAGCAACACACCGGCGTCTGCCTGACCGTCAACCCGGCCCGTGCCGGCGGTGCCTACGGTTATGTCGACATGGGCGACTGGACCGGCGGCCAGGCCGAATACGTGCTGGTGCCTTACGCTGACTTCAACCTGCTGAAACTGCCGGATCGCGACAAGGCCATGGAGAAAATCCGCGACCTGACCTGCCTCTCCGACATCCTCCCGACCGGTTATCACGGCGCAGTGACGGCGGGCGTTGGCCCGGGCAGCACCGTTTACATCGCCGGCGCCGGCCCGGTCGGTCTGGCCGCTGCAGCCTCGGCGCGTCTGCTGGGGGCGGCGGTGGTGATCATCGGCGACGTCAACACCATCCGCCTGGCGCACGCCAAGGCTCAGGGTTTTGAAGTGGTCGACCTGTCCAAGGACACGCCGCTGCACGAACAGATCGCCGCACTGCTGGGCGAGCCGGAAGTCGATTGCGCGGTGGACTGCGTGGGCTTCGAAGCACGCGGCCACGGGCATGACGGGGTGAAAGCCGAAGCACCGGCCACTGTGCTCAACTCGCTGATGGGCGTGGTGCGTGTGGCCGGCAAGATCGGTATCCCGGGCCTGTACGTGACCGAGGATCCGGGTGCCGTGGACGCCGCCGCGAAAATGGGCAGCCTGAGCATCCGCTTCGGTCTGGGCTGGGCCAAATCCCACAGCTTCCACACCGGCCAGACCCCGGTGATGAAGTACAACCGCCAACTGATGCAGGCGATCATGTGGGACCGCATCAATATCGCCGAAGTGGTTGGCGTGCAGGTCATCAGCCTCGATCAGGCGCCGGAAGGTTACGGCGAGTTCGATGCCGGTGTGCCGAAGAAGTTTGTGATCGATCCGCATCGGTTGTTCAGTGCGGCGTAA